A region from the Benincasa hispida cultivar B227 chromosome 10, ASM972705v1, whole genome shotgun sequence genome encodes:
- the LOC120088770 gene encoding LOB domain-containing protein 4-like — MKEINGRKQGTSLSPCAACKLLRRRCAQDCVFAPYFPADEPHKFASVHKVFGASNVNKMLQELPEQQRSDAVSSMVYEANARVRDPVYGCVGAISSLQQQIDVLQTQLAIAQAEVVHMRMRQFPSSSCNLTIGHSPETASPSGKMNIPAPNKSYFSMDMVDHDNMGESLWSSC; from the exons ATGAAGGAGATTAATGGAAGAAAACAAGGCACATCTCTTTCGCCATGTGCAGCTTGTAAGCTTCTTCGTCGTAGATGTGCTCAAGATTGTGTTTTCGCCCCTTATTTTCCTGCTGACGAGCCTCATAAATTTGCTAGCGTCCATAAGGTCTTTGGAGCTAGTAATGTTAACAAGATGTTGCAG GAGCTACCAGAGCAACAACGAAGCGATGCAGTCAGTTCAATGGTGTACGAGGCAAACGCAAGGGTACGAGATCCAGTATACGGTTGCGTTGGAGCCATATCGTCACTACAACAACAGATCGATGTCTTGCAAACACAACTGGCAATAGCGCAGGCGGAAGTGGTTCACATGCGGATGCGCCAATTCCCGTCGTCCTCCTGCAACCTGACCATCGGCCACTCGCCAGAAACTGCCTCACCGTCCGGCAAGATGAACATTCCGGCGCCAAACAAGTCCTATTTTTCCATGGACATGGTTGACCACGACAACATGGGGGAGTCCTTATGGTCGTCGTGCTAG